The Mesorhizobium koreense genome includes a window with the following:
- a CDS encoding dienelactone hydrolase family protein: MRDIEIRTKDGTAKAAFVPPASPTARAGVIFYMDAFGPRASLYTMAERLAGQGYAVLVPDLFYRFGAYGPFDAKTAFANEVTGPQIRKMLAETTQEMTMCDSGAFLDALHENGATGPIGAVGYCMGGARALNAAGAWPDRIVAAASFHGGNLASDAPDSPANRAASIKARVYVGSAEVDNSFPPAQSARLAEALRTDGVDHIIENYAGMQHGWCVPDHRAYDEKGAERHWRRLLEFLADTLDG, translated from the coding sequence ATGCGTGATATCGAGATCAGGACAAAGGACGGAACGGCGAAGGCGGCGTTTGTGCCGCCGGCATCGCCGACAGCCAGGGCGGGCGTTATCTTCTACATGGATGCGTTCGGCCCACGCGCTTCCCTCTATACGATGGCCGAGCGCCTGGCCGGACAGGGCTACGCCGTGCTGGTGCCGGATCTTTTCTATCGCTTCGGCGCCTACGGCCCCTTCGATGCGAAGACCGCTTTCGCCAATGAGGTGACCGGGCCGCAGATCAGGAAGATGCTAGCCGAGACGACGCAGGAAATGACCATGTGCGACAGTGGCGCCTTCCTCGACGCCTTGCACGAGAATGGGGCGACCGGGCCTATCGGCGCCGTCGGCTATTGCATGGGTGGCGCGCGTGCGTTGAACGCCGCCGGCGCCTGGCCGGACCGCATCGTTGCGGCGGCGAGCTTCCATGGCGGCAATCTCGCTTCCGACGCGCCGGATAGTCCCGCCAACCGGGCCGCATCCATCAAGGCGAGGGTCTATGTCGGTTCCGCCGAAGTGGACAACAGCTTCCCGCCGGCGCAGTCCGCCCGTCTTGCCGAGGCGCTGAGGACGGATGGGGTCGATCACATCATCGAGAATTATGCCGGGATGCAGCACGGCTGGTGCGTGCCGGACCATCGGGCCTACGATGAAAAGGGAGCCGAGCGGCACTGGAGGCGGCTGCTGGAATTCCTCG
- a CDS encoding helix-turn-helix domain-containing protein: MDRQSFENVWDALEDTPSDAANMSMRSNLLIAIERQVRGWNVTQAEAARRLGITQPRLNDLLRGRITNFSLDALINLASAAGLTVRLQIADAA, encoded by the coding sequence ATGGACAGGCAAAGTTTTGAGAACGTATGGGATGCGCTGGAGGACACTCCGTCGGATGCGGCAAACATGTCCATGCGATCCAACCTGCTGATCGCTATCGAACGGCAGGTGCGCGGCTGGAACGTTACGCAGGCCGAGGCGGCACGGAGACTTGGCATTACGCAGCCTCGCCTCAACGATCTCCTGCGAGGTCGGATCACAAACTTCAGCCTGGATGCGCTGATCAATCTCGCCAGCGCGGCGGGCTTGACCGTGCGATTGCAAATCGCGGACGCGGCGTGA
- a CDS encoding type II toxin-antitoxin system RelE/ParE family toxin has protein sequence MKRVEFLGDSLAEIRRFPEVARKEAGVQLHKIQLGFDPSDWKPMSSVGPGVREIRIRDEAGAFRVFYVANRGDALYVLHAFQKKTQRTAKHDLDMAISRLKQI, from the coding sequence ATGAAGCGTGTGGAATTTCTTGGAGATTCGCTTGCTGAAATTCGGCGATTCCCGGAAGTCGCGCGGAAGGAAGCCGGGGTCCAGTTGCATAAGATCCAACTTGGGTTCGATCCGAGCGACTGGAAACCGATGAGTTCGGTCGGACCCGGTGTACGAGAAATTCGCATTCGGGATGAGGCGGGGGCGTTCCGGGTTTTCTATGTAGCGAACCGGGGCGACGCGCTCTACGTCCTGCACGCGTTCCAGAAGAAGACACAGCGAACGGCAAAGCACGATCTGGACATGGCAATTTCGCGCTTGAAGCAAATCTGA
- a CDS encoding trimethylamine methyltransferase family protein: MDENLASEHEAAGGRRARADRGGGAAARRAARSGGGPGVQQPYINRKIKVYEVLDEEGLALIEKNADTVLEEVGIIFRDDEEALKLWKDAGADVRGERVHFPKGLCRSLLTTAPETFTQHARNPERSVQIGGKATVFAPVYGPPFVRDLDGNRRYATIEDFRNFVKLSYLAPSMHHSGGTVCEPVDIPVNKRHLDMVFAHMRYSDKPFMGSVTAPERAEDTVAMAKILFGEKFVDENTVIINLINANSPMVFDETMLGAAKVYARNNQATIITPFILAGAMSPVTVAGTLTQILAEVLAGASFTQLIRPGAPVLFGTFASSISMQSGAPTFGTPEPSLVSYGAAQLARRLKLPFRTGGSLCGSKIADAQAAYESANTLNSTLLCGANFVLHAAGWLEGGLVSGYEKFIMDADQLGMQQRFAEGVDLSENGQAMDAIREVGPGSHYLGCAHTQANFQTAFYRSTIADNNSYEQWLAEGEKRADQRANELCRRWLDSYEAPFLDPGIEEGLKDFIAEKKGSMPDAFT, from the coding sequence ATGGACGAGAACCTGGCAAGCGAACACGAAGCAGCCGGTGGAAGGCGCGCGCGCGCCGACAGGGGAGGCGGCGCGGCGGCAAGGCGCGCGGCCCGTTCGGGAGGCGGCCCGGGCGTCCAGCAGCCCTATATCAACCGCAAGATCAAGGTCTACGAGGTTCTCGACGAAGAAGGCCTCGCCCTTATCGAGAAGAACGCCGACACGGTTCTGGAAGAAGTCGGCATCATCTTCCGCGATGACGAGGAGGCGCTGAAGCTCTGGAAGGATGCGGGCGCGGACGTTCGCGGCGAGCGTGTGCATTTCCCCAAAGGTCTCTGCCGCTCGTTGCTGACGACCGCGCCCGAGACCTTCACGCAGCATGCGCGCAATCCCGAACGCTCGGTCCAGATCGGCGGCAAGGCGACCGTCTTCGCGCCGGTCTACGGCCCACCCTTCGTGCGCGACCTCGACGGCAACCGCCGCTATGCGACGATCGAGGATTTCCGCAATTTCGTGAAGCTCTCCTATCTGGCGCCGTCCATGCACCATTCCGGCGGCACCGTCTGCGAGCCGGTCGACATCCCTGTCAACAAGCGCCATCTCGACATGGTGTTTGCGCATATGCGCTATTCCGACAAGCCGTTCATGGGCTCGGTCACGGCGCCGGAGCGTGCCGAGGACACGGTCGCGATGGCGAAGATACTCTTCGGCGAAAAGTTCGTCGATGAGAACACCGTCATCATCAACCTGATCAATGCCAACTCGCCGATGGTCTTCGACGAGACGATGCTCGGCGCTGCCAAGGTCTACGCCCGCAACAACCAGGCGACGATCATCACGCCCTTCATCCTCGCCGGTGCCATGAGCCCGGTAACGGTGGCCGGCACGCTGACGCAGATCCTGGCCGAGGTGCTGGCCGGCGCCTCGTTCACGCAATTGATCCGGCCGGGCGCGCCGGTCCTGTTCGGCACCTTCGCCTCGTCGATCTCCATGCAATCGGGGGCGCCTACCTTCGGCACGCCCGAGCCGTCGCTCGTCTCCTATGGTGCGGCGCAGCTTGCGCGGCGGCTGAAGCTGCCGTTCCGCACCGGCGGCTCGCTTTGTGGCTCCAAGATCGCCGACGCGCAGGCCGCCTATGAGAGCGCCAACACGCTGAATTCGACGTTGCTGTGCGGTGCCAATTTCGTGCTGCACGCCGCAGGCTGGCTGGAGGGCGGTCTGGTCTCGGGCTACGAGAAATTCATCATGGATGCCGACCAGCTCGGCATGCAACAGAGGTTCGCCGAGGGCGTCGACCTGTCCGAGAACGGCCAGGCCATGGACGCCATCCGCGAGGTCGGACCGGGCAGCCACTATCTCGGCTGCGCGCATACGCAGGCGAATTTCCAGACGGCCTTCTACCGCTCGACCATCGCAGACAACAATTCCTACGAGCAATGGCTGGCGGAGGGCGAGAAGCGCGCCGACCAGCGCGCCAACGAGCTTTGCCGGCGCTGGCTGGACAGCTACGAGGCGCCGTTCCTCGACCCGGGCATCGAGGAGGGGCTGAAAGACTTCATCGCCGAGAAGAAGGGGTCGATGCCCGACGCCTTCACTTGA